GGCCCACCCTGGTTGTGAATGTAGGAACTGTCTGTGGGCTGGGGTTCTGACAGCTTGGGTGGCCTGAGGCACTTCCCATGGTGTGGGGGCAGTGCTGGACTTGGGAACATTCCCGTAGAAGAGAGTCCTGGTTGACATGAGCATCCAGGAAGGAGCTGGCTGCTTTTAAGGCAGAGTCCAGTAATTACAGCACAGACTAATTggcttgcaaagcctaaaatacttactcTCTGACTCTAAGAAAAAGTGTACTGACTTCTGAATCTAGGGTCACTGAAAGGGGAGTGATCACCAAAGGCAGCCTGCTTTGGTGGCCCAGGCAACTGAAGGCCAGCTATTGCTGCCTTCCTCTACCCACAACTTTGCTTCCCTTAGTAGCCTGAAGATCCCCAACTTTCTGTGTGCCTGGATGAGGGGGCAGTGGAGAAAAGAGGGACAGGGTAATATTGTGGTCTGGGCTGTGGACTAAGCTCCAGGTTTGGTGATCAGACCCTGCCCACCAGTGTAGCAAATCTGTCCTCACTTCACTAttcccccatccccttcccccaaaACAAACCATTCCTGGAGAAATACCCTCTGGCCATTTTTGCTTTGTCTCTTCTCCCATGCCACCTGGTAGGGGTGAGCCACCCACATGGAAGGCCAGGGGAGCtctgggctgctgggggctgaGCACTAACCTGCACATTCACACAGCCAGCCGGGCCGCAGCTGATGCCCGGGGACGTGCCGGACACCAGTCTGCAGCTGCCTCtaacctctctggcctcagcctCCAGGAGGCACAGCAGATCCTCAATGTCTCCAAGCTGAACCCCAAGGATATCCAGAAGGTGAGACTACTGGGCTAGCTCTGAGAGAAGCAGACCAGAAGTAGGGGGGCAGGTCAGCAGTATAGGGAAGAGTAAAGGAGGCCTAGCAGGAAGAGGTGGGGTAGATAGAGGCTTTGGCTGCAGCCAGCTGGGACTCCAGCTTGTGGGAGCCAATGTCCCTTGTTAGTTTATAGGTGCAAGACAGGCAGGAGCATAGGCATAGAGCTGTTGGTAATAGCAGCCAAACCCCTTTCTCTGTGGGTATCTGTCCACCTCTCTGCCCCTTAGAGGTTGCAGCAACTTCCTGTGTAGAGTTCCAGGCACACAGGGTGGAGGGGTCGAgcccttttgttttccttctttgtcatcCTAGCTTCCCCTGCCTCTGTAACTCAGAGACTGCACACCTCTCATCATCTCCCCTCCTCTGCAGAATTATGAACACCTATTCAAGGTGAATGATAAATCTGTGGGCGGCTCCTTCTACCTGCAGTCAAAGGTGAGTGGTTTTTGCTGCTGGGAGGATAGTAAGCCATGTTCCTGGCACTTCAGGTCTCGGTAGGTAGAAAGGTATGTGGGCCTTTCCCTGGTGCCCAACCTCAGGGAGGGCCTCTAAACTCACTCCTCCTGGCTGCCTCAGGTGTCAGGCTCTGTCAGCCTAAAAAGCAGACCTCCCAACAGCCATGGCTTTGAGAGAAGAGGACTGCTGGCTGGTGGGTTGCTAGAAGCCACTCATCCCAGGTGACAGCCCACAGGTGTCCTGGGCTGTTTGCCTTGGGGGAGCCCCAGGCCACCTTTTCTCGCCCTGGCACTGGACCTGCCTGGTCTAGGATGCACAGTTGGAACTGGACTGTCTTTTGCAGGCCACCCTACCTAGCTGTTTGTAATTCCTTCCCCAGGTGGTCCGAGCAAAGGAGCGCCTTGAGGAGGAACTCCGAATCCAGGcccaggaggacagagagaaagagcagaggCCCCAGACGTGACCACTTggctcctcctgccccactccacccaccacctctAATTTATAGTTTGGTAATAAATGTCTTTTCCATGTTTCTCAAGTGCACACATACAGATTCCAAAAGGCAGACTGTTCTTCCTGCAAGCCATGGTCTGCCAAGGGGCGGGGTAGGGGGCCAGGGTGGGTAAGTTTGGCGAGaagccagccagcctgcctggccctgctgcccatGGCCTGTCAAGTGTGGGACACAGCCCCTCCTGCTGTCACAGTGCCAGCACCAGGCTCCTCCTATAACATCACCATGTTCAGATCTATCCCCTCCCATCCAGCTGGGGGACAGACTTGGGACCTCAGACTCTTATCACAGACTATCTCTCCACAGCTGGGTTTTTCTCTGGCATCTCAGTAATTTGGGCAGAGTGCTCATGTGGCTGGGGAAGAGAAGCCTCTCATTGCACCAAGGCCATGGAGCTGGTTCTTCCTGACAGCTGAAACTCACCGAAGTCACAGCAGGCAGGACATTCTGACAGGGCAAGGACCTGAGCATGTCTATCAACTTCACTCCTGTTCCTGCAACAtctgctccctcccacccttcactTCCCACTCCCAGTAGCAGATTAAGAGGTGGTGGCACCTGCAGGATTGGAAGCCCCCAGAACAGAGTCTCTGGGTGCTGCAGTCCAGGATGGGTGACCCCAAGCCAGACATGGCTTCTTGTTGGGTGGCCCGGCTTCTGGCACGTCCAAGGCAAAAAACCATCTTTGCAACtcacttttattgtttctttataaACTTCCTCTCACATGGAGGAATATATTGTTATAGTCATTagcttatctcttttttttttttttaactctatgcTAACAGCAGTGGagccaaaaggaggaaaaacataTGCTATGATAGAAAGGCACTTTAGAACCTGTTAAAATACTGATATCCTGGAATGTGCAACaagaaaccaacaacaacaacacgtACACCAGCCCTCTTGAGCCTGGTCTATCACTGAGTCACATGCTGAGCTAATGTCACCTTCCAGTGCCCTGTTCCTCTGCTCCTTGGGCTTGAATCTCAAACCCCTTTCCCCACAGTGGGGGACTTAAAGGCCTGGGTCCTGGATAGGGCCCGAAGAAAGGAGACCAGCTCCCTCCTGCTTCGCTCACAGCCCCTTCAAGAGGCAGAGCCAGCACTGCCGGGCCCTGTTAGGGCAGGCTATGTCAGGGTGACCCCTCTGGGATAGAAGGGCAGTCCAGGAAAGGGCAGGGGTCAACAGAGCTGTTCAGAGGAACAGCAGGGGGAATCTGGAAATGCAGGGCTGCTAAGGACTCTACTGTCCTGCAGCTCAGTTGTTCTGCCAGGGAAAGGGAAGGCTGGCTCATTGAGGCCAAGGACAGGGCAGGCCTAGGAGCCACAGCTCCTGATGGCTGGGCCAGTGCCTCCCAGACTGCACCAGGCTACCTCTCAGGGCACAGCAAGGGctcaggggtggaggtggggcgcACATACTGTATCCCCAGGACCTGGTGGGAAAGACCACTCCACAGGGTTGGGCAGTAAATAGGTAAATAGTCAATCAGCCTCCTTGGCTTATTCTGGACCCTGggagtaaaaataaaagcctcTCTAGGACAAGGGGCTCTGCTGAAAAAAGCCAGAGGAAACAGCATGTCACAAGTCTGGGCTCCTTCTACCAACTTCCCCCACCCAGGTGGAGAAGCTGGACCTCCCATGGCTGTTCTTGACTGCTTCACCATCACCCAAGCCCAGGGCCTCAGCCCATTGCCTCTGGTGAGCACTGGCCTATAGCTCTCTCTCACCTGTGTTTCGGCCGTGACTTGGCAGCCTTAGAATGAGTTTCGTCCCAACCTGGGGTTGTCCCCAGCCAGCTTCCCACCTCCTACCAGACTGCTGGCTTCTACAGCCCCTagtgcagggtggggggacactgccccaggccaggcccaccTCACCTGTTCCCTGAGCCAGGTGGGCCCAAGGTCCTGGCACCTCCCTTTCCCATACTTCATAGCTCCCCGAAAGGTAGAGGGAGACCAGTGGGAAAGGGGCAGCTGAGTGGTCAGCTATCCCCTCACCTTGGAGAGCATTGTCCAACCCAGAGAAGGGGCTGACCCTTAGGCAGTGCTGGCTGCGTCACATGGGTAGGTGGGTGCTGAGGGGCAGTGGGCAGAGCAGGCCTCCCTCTCTGAGTAGGAGGCACCTTGTCATAAGGATATGGTGGGTCTTCCTGTGGCTTTGCAGGGGCCTTTCTTCATCTGTCTTGCTCTCCCTCTGGAAGGtgggccagagggaaaggggtccAAGGAGCccccagagcaggggcctggTGAGGCTAGGCAGGTGGGGTAGGCCTTAATCCCAGGCTCCTTGTCATAGCTCACCACATGAAGGAGTGCAGGAGCACTGAGCCAGCAAAGAGGCAGATGCCACCCCACCTGCTCCCATTGCTGGGATGTGGCTGACAAGTAgacaaggcagggagggagggtgaccTGCCCAGGTTGGCCACTAGGTGAGAGAGgcaccagggcagagggcagggcagagggcagggcaggaagaCTGAGGGCCAGAGGTGAGCAAGGCCTCAGCAAGAGCTCAGGTGTCTCCAGCCTGCAGGCAGTTCCTCCCCTGGGAGCCTAGGACACCAGCAATGACCTAGCACCATCCTTGCTGCCCAGCttgtctggggctggggctgccagggGAACACAGCCAACCAGGCATTGGGAGCAGGAGGACATTATTGCTATTTCGCAGAAGAGTTTCTGTTCGTCGGGGCAGGCCCAGGAGCTTCGGGTAGCTGTCCCTGGGTTAGGTTCAGTTCACCACGGCTGGTTTGAGCAGCACAGAGCCCGGTGGGATGACCACCCAGCCAGGAGCCAGTGCCTCTGGGCTGCTGGCCACCGAACTGACACCTGTGGACAGGtccagcacagtacctggcagCAGGGAGAGTCCTTCAGGGCTGGGCCGGGAACGACTACTCTCAGTCCTCTCCAGAGGGGTCTTGCGGCCCTCCAAGCCCAAGGCCCTGGCCGGCACTGCCCCACACCCCTTCTCCCCATCAGCCTTGCTACCCATGGAGCCAGCCAGGAGGGAGACTACAGGCAGGCCCAGTCCACCAGCACCAAAGGGTGAGGGTAGCAGTGGGTTCTTGGCCAGATTGAGGGGCAGGACAGGGCCTGGCAGCCCAGGGCTCATGCCTGCCCcactcccactgcccccaccatTGCCACAGGCCAGGGCACTGAGGTCaagggggccaggggccaggggcagtGGCAAGCCAGGTAGGCTGGGGCCTCCAAAAAGGGCAGCCGGGTTGGGGATGATGATCTGGGCCCCACTGACATAGGGGCTGCCATCGGGGGCAGGCAGTGGTGGTTTGGGGGGAGGGCGCAGTTGCAGGAGTTCCTGCTGCTCATGGGACACAAAGTGGCCATGGGCCTTGATGTGCTTGCGCAGTGAGCTGGGGTCCGTGTAGCGCTTGTGGCAGCCGGGCATCTTGCAGTAGTAGGGCTTGTCCACGTAGTGGGTTCGAGTGTGCTTGAAACGGTCACTTGAGTTGGAGTAGCGCTTGTTGCAGCCCTCATACGGACAGACATAGGGCTTCTCACCTGTGGGCAGGGACAGTGTGAGGGGTCTCCCAGCCCAGTGTCCTGCCCCCCAGTACGGCTGGGGGGCCTGTCTGTGCTCCTGTGTGTTAGGGGTCTGACCTACCGGAGAGGCTTCCCCTGGCAAGTGGCACCTGAAACGGGCCAGTCAAAATGGGACATGTCCCTCCCCTCCGGGATGCCTGGGGATAGCCAGACTGCCCAGCTACCGCACTCCAGCACCCCCATTACCTGTGTGTGACCTGTTGTGGATCTTCAGGTTCTCTAGGCGGGAGAAGCTCTTGCTACAGGTAGGACAGCGGTGCGGCTTCTCGTTGGTATGTGTGCGGATGTGGATGAGCATCTTGTACCTGCTCCAGGGAGGGCACAGAGACAGCTCAGCTCGATGGTCCCCCGTGCCCCCTCCCGCCTGCCGTCTCTCACCCTCCCTCACCTGGCGTTGAAACCTCGGCCGTGACGGGCGCAGCCCTCCCAGTGGCAACAGTACCCTGCATCCTTCTCCGGCTTGACGTGGTAGTCATTGACGTGATCCACCAAATCTTGCAGGAGCTCGAAGAGCTGGTTACACTGCAAGGCCAGGGAAGGTTCTAAGCCCTTGTGAGgccacctgccccagccctacCCCACTCTTCCTGGCCCCCACTCACCTTGGCCCAGCGACAAACCAACTGCTTTGGCAGGGGTAGCTCTGGTGAGAGGCACTTGTCCTTGGGAGTGgtgaggaaagaggaagcagGCAGGTGCAGGGCACCTCCAGAACCCAGAGGCAGGAAAAACTGGAAGGAGCTGGGGACGTTGTCCAGATAGCGCAGTGGCCGGAAATCCTGGTAGGAGAGGGCAAGGGGCAGAGCTGGTCATTGCCCCATGGGTCCAGTAGGCCTAGACCCCTTCTGTTTCTTCTGTAGCAGTCTGAGTTGTGTCCCCCGCAATGATATGTCCTAACCCTAACACCCTGTACCTGTACACGTGACCTAATTTGaaaataaggtctttgcagatgtgagcAAGTTAGGAGGGGGGTCTAGACAAGGGAGCCCTAAGTCCTGTGACCAGTCTTCATAAGAGGAAGAAGATTTGGACATAGAGACCCacaggagggaaggaagccaTGTGATACCAGGCAGAGATTGAAGTGATGTAGCTGTGATGCAGGGATTGCCTAGAGTCGCCAgaagctgtaagaggggagggaggattcTTCTCTGGGGccttcagaaggaaccagccctgtcgacaccttgatttcagaatTCGGCTTCCAGAATGGTGACAGAATTAACATATTCCTATCATTCTAAGACACCCAGTTTGTGGCCCTTTGTTACAGtagccccaggaaactaatacaccttCTCTCCAGGACCCACATCCCTCTCCTTACCGGAGTGGTGTGGACTGTGGACAGGTCGCCGTTGCTCTGGCGCTCAGGGGACAGCGAGCTGCTGCCATTGGGGGAGTCTAGCCCTGATGACGGTGACAAGCTGAGGTCTACCAGAGGGGCTGCTGAAAAGCGTCCCTCCACCTTCTCAGGGAACTTGGGGTTCAGCAGGAAGCCTAAAAGAGAGGCATAGTTTGGGGCTGCTGGAGCCAGGAGTCCTGGTGGCCAGGCCCTCCTGCCTCTGAATCCTAAGCCATGACCCTGGAAGCAGACCCCAGTGACGCCACAGCCCTGACCACCCTGGGACCCCAGGTACCTGAGCCAACAGCCTGTACAGCTGATAAATGTGACCTCTGCCGTCATGAGAGCTCGGCCATCAATTGACATGAGAAGTGGGAAGTGCCCACTTTACACATGGAATGATCTGGGACACAGAGTGAGCAACTGACCAGGAACTGGAAGCCAGAGCCCCTAGTTTCTCACCACATTGACAGGTAGGGACCTTTTCAACTTTCCTCACACCCCTTCTGCCACAGTGTTCTTCTCTTCAGTAAAATAAGAGGTCTGGGCTGGACTACTTCTAGAGCCCTCCAGCTCAGAAGTGCTAGATCTGATTTCCAGGGGCACCAGAGGCAGAGCAGAGGGCCTGAGCCCTAAGCATCCTGAAAAACACttgctgggccaggtccccaatctCTGCTGACCTGGCTAGCTGCCCACACTGCCTCAAAGCCCAGGAGTTGGTTCTCAGGGCCTTTTGTTACTACATGtaacccccccctccccccccttatCAGCCACTTCAAATCCTCCCAGAGGCCTCATTTgtatcctggctctgccattccAGCTCTATAAACTGGGCAGGTCATTTCCCTCCTACTGGGGACAATGTAACGTCCAAACATAAACTGCTGGGAGGATGAATGGCCAGAGTGTGGGGAGCACTCTAAGCTGGAAGCTGTGAGGGGCTGCAGCAATATCCAGGTGGACACACATTGGACATTCTATTGCCACAGCTCCATCAGGGCCCAGAGaccactgccctgccccagcacagTACCTGAGGGTGGGGAGCTTGGGGAGCATTGGGTGGGACTACTGTCCACCAAGCCAAGCTCCCGGTGTAGAGCTCGGTGCTGGACCACATTCAGTGTCCTCTCCCGCTTTTCTCTCGCCGCCCGGAGCTTGGTGATGCTCAGCTTCAGGTCAAGCGGCTCGTCCAAGGAGTGCATAGTgatgggctgggggtggaggtggcagcAGCTAGTGGGGAGATCCCAAGCTGGTGTTCAGGCAAGAACCTAGGGGAGGACAGGAGCTGTGTGTGACACTGTGACCCCAGGCTCTCCTCAGGCTGCACTCATTAAAGCCCACaggagagggaggcagtgggTATGCAGCAGTATGAGGGCTGTCTCCCCAGGTAGGGAGATCCTCTGAGTGGCCTGGCCAATAGGTATCATGAAGAGAGCCACCCACCTACTCAAGAGCTTCCATGACCACTTCCAACAAGTCTTTTTCTGGAAGGCAAAGCATAAAGACTACATTTTGCCATGAGATGAGTTTTAGATCCTGCCTCaggtcacagagctaggaagTGGTAGAGCTATCAGATTTAAGGCCAGATCTCCCTGGAAGTAACCAGGCACGTTCCAAAGGTCATTTCTGACTGAGTGGCAAGTCCTGcctgggacacatgcctggtttgagCTTTAAGACCCAAAACCAGGCCAGAGGAGCAGTGTGTTCTCCAAGGTGACTACGAGTGGTCCTCAGCTACTGGCTGCTGAGCACTCCTTGCGCCGAGCCCCATAGGGATCTGAGGTCACCTCTGAGGGAATGAGGCCGAGAGCCTGTAGGGCAAAGCTGAGCAAAACCTGACCCCAAAGGATGGGGGTGCACACAGGTGGCTTTGCCTCCCAGGTGAGGTCAGGAGGAGAGGTGCGTATAAGGAACCAGGAGCCAGAGGGCTCTGGgccaccaccagggggcagctgggggctgtggcccagcCAGGCCAGCCGGCGGCAGGTGGGGTAGGAGGGAAGTGTACCAGCTCTGATGGTTagtaaaataaatgcatgtatcATTTTTACAGGTGATGATATTCTTTTACTATGAGTTCTCATGCTACAATTTTCACCATTTTCTTAGAATGTCTCAATGGTGCAATTTTCACATAAACATGACCCAAAGCAAAGTCAACAATTCATTCCAAATTCAAAGTTTTCTTACAGCAGCAATCTTTTTATATGTGGCGAAAAAGTCAATGCATGTCCTTGCATTTGTTAAATGAGATGATTACACCCTGAAAATCTTCCTGCTAAACAAGCCAACACCAAGATATTCCCTGTCTTTCATGGAATCCAGGTTTTCATAGTTCAACTCAGAATTCTCCTTAACTGTTAGGTGGTAAAAGATGTTGCATATTTCACTTGTGTTTCCCTGGGGGCGGGTTTTGCCCAGGTGCACTCAGAGCTACCTGGAGCTCTCTCCACAGAACAGAACAGGGGAGGGCAGCCCCATGTCCCCACTCAGGTTTTCTCCAGGTCAGGCCCTTCAGGGGCTTTAAATAGTCTTCACCCAGTTCCAAGCCGTGGCTCATCTGTCTCCCCAGACAAGCTCCACTTCTGCCAAGAACCCTCCAAGCACACAGGAAATAAGGCAATCCACTCCTTTGCTTAGGTCCCTCAGCTTCTGGGGACACATCCCAAAACTCCACCAGCACATAGCTACATCAGTCTCTGAGCCTAGGGAGAAGTGCATCATTAGAGCACAGCTGGCAGCACTGGGGCACGGGACCTAGGTTTTGTTATTTGACTCGTCTCTGTTAAACTCCATCAGGTGAGTACCTACAGATCTGTTGGGTTTGCCCCACAGGCCATGCACCGGCCAGGAGCTCCCagtgattgggggggggggggggggctgggaccaGAGTGCTACCCTGTGCAGGAGCTCCAGATCCAGGCAGGCAGGTGAGTGAGAGACAGTGATGGATAGATGTGGGCCCCCTCCACTCACCTTctggctgggggaggagctgcCCCCTGCCTGACCCACCCCCAGttatgtctgtctgtgtgtctgtctgcctgtccctccacctgtttatttttagacacaggccCCTTCCAACCTCCCTGAAGCTCCTCTGTGCTAGGAgcctggaaggagaggaaggaagtaaATATTTATGCTGATTAAGAATTCAGGAGCCAGGAAGGGCTGGTGGCCTGGTCCTTGGCTGGCCTAGGGCCACAGGCCTCCCCACagcttccacacacacacacccccaaccttCCAGAGAAGGGGACCGTGAGGGCAGCACAGTTTGAAACTGAGAATTCAAAGCAACACTGATTGTCATTGATGTCACTGACAAAGCAACATACTTTTGGCACCTGCCCCCAGGCCAGAGGGGGAccagggaggagccctgggtCACCTTGTTCTGAAGACCTGAAGGACATACTGCTTCAGTCCAGAAGCACGAGGACCCCAAGGGAAACCTGCCTCCCAGGGTGGGGCCGAGCGCAGGGTCCATGATGAGAGTGGGGACTCCAGCACCCCATCCCCCAGAGACCACCCCTCACTTCCGGCCCTTGGATTTTCCCCGCGGGTTCATTCTAATGAAAAACAGCCTAGAGGCCCAGCCACCCAAcccctggggaaggaggaaggagctaCCCCAAAGCCAACagctcccagcacccccacccccaggctggcctcaccctgatttCCCTCCCGATGGTGACCCCACTCCTTGGCCAACCTCAGTGTCCTCTctcaccccgccccgccccctccccccccctcagCCAGCGGCCATTCTGGGCTCCAGCTCTGCTCTTTGTTCCTGCCTGGGCTGGGTGAAGAGGGGCGGGTGAGAGCCAGAGTTGAGCTCTCCAGAGGCTGAGGGGACAGCCGGCCTGGAACCCTGGGTCTGGCACTCTGACAACTATCGGAGGCCAGCACCTGATTTATGGCCCAGGACAAccgggaaggtggggagggcggaGACGCTCGGAAGGACGGCTGTCGTGTGCTCTGAGGGTGCAAACAAGTTTCTTAACCAGAGGTAATGCCCGCAATAGGCAGGAGCCACGGAGTCTCCTGTACCCCGGTACCCCGGGTGCAGCGTGGAGTCCCTTCCCCCGGGATCTCCGCTGCGGAATTCCCGGCTCAGTTTCccgcaggctggctggctggctgagaggTGATAGTTGTGGGGCTTTGGGTGGGCCAGCAGGCAACGCCAAGGTGGTCGTGCTCCGGCGGCGAAAGGAACTAATTAGAATGAAGGGAACGAGGGCCCCTCGGAGACCACCGAGGtggtggggctgggcgggggtcACCCTGGGGGTGGGCCATGCTGGCCCTCAGGCTACCCTtgcccccccccctgcccccgcatcCTCCCTGGGGGCTGAGCCTTAGATAATGGTTGCTATTGTGTGCTGCCTGTGGGCGAGCAAAGCCCCTAGCTGCAgggccctccacccccaccttggcCTGCCCTACCTGgcggctcctccctcctcccgcctTGCCCTCCAGGCAGCGGAGCACCAGGCAGCCTACACACAGGAAGAAACTGGAGCCCCCAAAAAGCACAGTCTGTGCCAGGACCCTGTGGCTGGAGTGGGGAATGGGTCGACCTTCCTTAAACACCTACGTTTTATACACTGTCCATGAATTCTCTGAACCTTCTAAAACCCTGCTGTGGGTAAACGCAGTCATTCCCCCTGCTGTGCAGGTAGGGAAACTGAACACATCACCAGGCTAATAGTAGGCCAGAATCTGCTCTGGATAAAACCTCTCCCTCCCTGCGGTGAGCTAACCCTAAGCCTGCAGCAGTCctgtggaggtggagaggggcTCTGCACATCCACCCGGAGAAGCACTCAGGGTctcctgggcaggtgggggggggagggtctgTAAGATGGGCACTCTCCCAGCCTACCCCACAGGAGCACAGTCAGGTGCCTGACCACCACCTTAGGGTGTTGTCAAGAGCAACGTGAGGGGCACCCCTTATTCCCAGAGTAGCCCTGAAACTACCCTTTGATCAGCCGTGGCTCATCCAGCTTAGGACCAAGATGCAACTCTCAAAAGCCTATGTGGCTTGCTTGACACAGACTGGAAAGGGAAAGCAAGTCCCTGGCCTCCCCTGTGCTCCATGGGTGCCCTGGTGTCTGTCAACATGCTGCTCTTACCACAGGGAAACTGGCCCAGGTTGCA
This sequence is a window from Phyllostomus discolor isolate MPI-MPIP mPhyDis1 chromosome 3, mPhyDis1.pri.v3, whole genome shotgun sequence. Protein-coding genes within it:
- the LOC114505596 gene encoding mitochondrial import inner membrane translocase subunit TIM16 isoform X4; its protein translation is MAKYLAQIIVMGAQVVGRAFARALRQEFAASRAAADARGRAGHQSAAASNLSGLSLQEAQQILNVSKLNPKDIQKNYEHLFKVNDKSVGGSFYLQSKVVRAKERLEEELRIQAQEDREKEQRPQT
- the GLIS2 gene encoding zinc finger protein GLIS2 isoform X2, with product MHSLDEPLDLKLSITKLRAAREKRERTLNVVQHRALHRELGLVDSSPTQCSPSSPPSGFLLNPKFPEKVEGRFSAAPLVDLSLSPSSGLDSPNGSSSLSPERQSNGDLSTVHTTPDFRPLRYLDNVPSSFQFFLPLGSGGALHLPASSFLTTPKDKCLSPELPLPKQLVCRWAKCNQLFELLQDLVDHVNDYHVKPEKDAGYCCHWEGCARHGRGFNARYKMLIHIRTHTNEKPHRCPTCSKSFSRLENLKIHNRSHTGEKPYVCPYEGCNKRYSNSSDRFKHTRTHYVDKPYYCKMPGCHKRYTDPSSLRKHIKAHGHFVSHEQQELLQLRPPPKPPLPAPDGSPYVSGAQIIIPNPAALFGGPSLPGLPLPLAPGPLDLSALACGNGGGSGSGAGMSPGLPGPVLPLNLAKNPLLPSPFGAGGLGLPVVSLLAGSMGSKADGEKGCGAVPARALGLEGRKTPLERTESSRSRPSPEGLSLLPGTVLDLSTGVSSVASSPEALAPGWVVIPPGSVLLKPAVVN
- the GLIS2 gene encoding zinc finger protein GLIS2 isoform X1, yielding MHSLDEPLDLKLSITKLRAAREKRERTLNVVQHRALHRELGLVDSSPTQCSPSSPPSGFLLNPKFPEKVEGRFSAAPLVDLSLSPSSGLDSPNGSSSLSPERQSNGDLSTVHTTPDFRPLRYLDNVPSSFQFFLPLGSGGALHLPASSFLTTPKDKCLSPELPLPKQLVCRWAKCNQLFELLQDLVDHVNDYHVKPEKDAGYCCHWEGCARHGRGFNASRYKMLIHIRTHTNEKPHRCPTCSKSFSRLENLKIHNRSHTGEKPYVCPYEGCNKRYSNSSDRFKHTRTHYVDKPYYCKMPGCHKRYTDPSSLRKHIKAHGHFVSHEQQELLQLRPPPKPPLPAPDGSPYVSGAQIIIPNPAALFGGPSLPGLPLPLAPGPLDLSALACGNGGGSGSGAGMSPGLPGPVLPLNLAKNPLLPSPFGAGGLGLPVVSLLAGSMGSKADGEKGCGAVPARALGLEGRKTPLERTESSRSRPSPEGLSLLPGTVLDLSTGVSSVASSPEALAPGWVVIPPGSVLLKPAVVN